One bacterium CG_4_10_14_0_2_um_filter_33_32 genomic window, GCTACCTGAGGTTTGCCAACATTAACTTCAACTTTAAATTCCCGCTTCATTCTATCAACAATAATCTCTAAGTGAAGCTCTCCCATTCCACCTATAAGAGTCTGGCCCGTTTCCTGATCTGTTCTAACTTTAAAGGTAGGATCTTCCTCTGCCAAACGAGCTAAAGCAATACCTAATTTTTCTTGATCTGCCTTTGTTTTAGGTTCAATAGCGATATGAATAACTGGCTCTGGAAATGTAATAGATTCTAATGTAATAGGATTATCTGGATCACAAAGAGTATCTCCCGTTGTTGTTGATTTTAAGCCTACAGCAGCTGCAATTTCACCGGCATAGACTTCAGTAACATCCTCACGATGATTCGCATGCAGCCTAACGATTCTACCAATTCTCTCTTTTTCGCCAGTAGTAGTATTTAAAATATAAGATCCACTTTTTAATACTCCTGAATAAACTCTGAAAAACGCCAATTTGCCAACAAAAGGATCTGCGGCTATTTTAAAAGCTAAAGCAGAAAAGGGTTCATTATCATCAGCTTTTCTTGTCATTTCTTCGTCTGTAGCCGGATTCTTTCCTTTAACTGGCGGGATATCTAAAGGAGAAGGAAGAAGCTCAACAACTTTATCCAATAATGGCTGGACACCTTTATTTTTTAAGGCTGATCCGCACAAAACAGGTACAATCTTGTTATTTATAGTAGCTTCTCTTAAAACCTTTATAAGCTCTGCTTCTGATATTTCTTCACCAGCTAAATATTTTTCAATTAACTCATCAGAAGTTTCAGCAATTTTTTCAACCATTTTTTCTCTATATTCCTTTACTTTACCAGCCATGTCAGAAGGTATTTCTTCTTCTTCATAATTAACACCTTTTTCATCTTTGTATACATATGCTTTGTTTCTGATAAGATCAACAAGACCAATAAAATTGTCTTCCTGCCCTATTGGTAATTGTATTGGGATAGCATTTAAACCTAATCTATTTAAAATAGACTGGTAGGAGCGGTAAAAATCAGCGCCTGTACGATCTAATTTATTGATAAAACACATTCTTGGCAC contains:
- the fusA gene encoding elongation factor G — protein: MGREYPLEKVRNIGIIAHIDAGKTTVTERVLFYTGKTHKIGEVHEGEAVMDWMEQERERGITITSAATTAFWTPKHPLYNVPHRINIIDTPGHVDFTVEVERSLRVLDGGVVVFDGVAGVEPQSETVWHQAEKYKVPRMCFINKLDRTGADFYRSYQSILNRLGLNAIPIQLPIGQEDNFIGLVDLIRNKAYVYKDEKGVNYEEEEIPSDMAGKVKEYREKMVEKIAETSDELIEKYLAGEEISEAELIKVLREATINNKIVPVLCGSALKNKGVQPLLDKVVELLPSPLDIPPVKGKNPATDEEMTRKADDNEPFSALAFKIAADPFVGKLAFFRVYSGVLKSGSYILNTTTGEKERIGRIVRLHANHREDVTEVYAGEIAAAVGLKSTTTGDTLCDPDNPITLESITFPEPVIHIAIEPKTKADQEKLGIALARLAEEDPTFKVRTDQETGQTLIGGMGELHLEIIVDRMKREFKVEVNVGKPQVAYKETITISADAESKYIRQTGGRGQYGHVLIKIQPREKGEGFEFINNIVGGSIPREYISPIEAGIKEAAENGVIAGYPVVDIQVTLYDGSFHPVDSSEIAFKIAGSLALQDAVKKAKPVILEPVMKVEAVTPEEYMGDVMGDVNSKRGRIQDMGDRGVMKVIDAFVPLSEMFGYSTSLRSITSGRGNYTMEFDHYEEVPKNVAETLIGEKGK